The Primulina eburnea isolate SZY01 chromosome 8, ASM2296580v1, whole genome shotgun sequence genome contains a region encoding:
- the LOC140837762 gene encoding putative cyclin-D6-1, with the protein MELDLQNPWTIQQYDGVPSLFANESEHMPCLISFPSSELRFTVRRRALALISHAKFSYNLDPLLVYLAVNYIDRFVSKHEILEKRPWISHILVVACLSLAAKMRNSDLSVILTDLTREEGLEFDARSVQRMEAIILSTLQWRMRSITPFSFLRYFISLLEVEDSSLTQALIHRASDIIFNVQHVLKISEHNPSTTSASALLCAIQDLMPHKISSSVSAISSCEYLDKDRLLECLGLMQEIATAGCEASPNATGSCTLTPPSVLDRQCTSSGSNTLAASSKFPRD; encoded by the exons atggAACTGGATCTTCAGAATCCATGGACAATCCAGCAATACGACGGCGTTCCGTCGCTCTTCGCCAACGAGTCCGAACACATGCCCTGTCTAATCTCCTTCCCATCCTCCGAATTAAGATTTACAGTTCGCCGCCGTGCTCTCGCCCTCATCTCCCAC GCGAAGTTCTCCTATAATTTAGATCCGTTGCTAGTATACCTAGCTGTCAATTACATCGATCGCTTCGTATCGAAACACGAGATTCTG GAGAAAAGGCCATGGATTTCGCACATTCTGGTTGTCGCATGCCTTTCACTTGCTGCCAAGATGAGGAACTCTGATTTATCAGTTATCCTCACCGATTTAACG AGGGAAGAAGGCTTGGAGTTTGATGCACGATCGGTTCAACGAATGGAGGCTATTATTCTATCGACTCTGCAATGGAGGATGCGATCTATCACTCCTTTCTCCTTCCTTCGCTATTTCATTTCCCTTTTGGAGGTCGAAGACTCTTCTTTAACCCAAGCTCTCATACACAGAGCTTCAGATATCATCTTCAACGTTCAACATG tgttgaagatttcagaGCACAACCCATCAACAACTTCAGCTTCAGCTCTTCTCTGCGCCATTCAGGACTTGATGCCGCACAAAATTTCTTCTTCCGTATCCGCGATTTCTTCATGTGAATATTTGGACAAA GATAGACTGTTGGAATGCTTGGGTTTGATGCAGGAGATAGCGACGGCGGGTTGTGAGGCAAGCCCTAATGCTACGGGGAGTTGTACTTTGACACCACCAAGTGTACTCGATCGGCAATGCACAAGCTCCGGAAGCAATACACTCGCCGCCAGCTCAAAATTTCCTCGAGATTAA